In Corynebacterium sp. P4-C1, the sequence TCGCCTAAGAGTTTGCTTGTCGACGCGTGGATCTCGATCACACCGCCTCCATCCCCGCCTGGGGAAATGCGCAGGAGAACCGCTGAAAATGCAATCTAAATCCACGGCGGTCAAAAGCTGCGTACTCGGGGTGGAACGGCAGCCCACGAAAGAGCCGAATATGATTGGACGCATGAATCCGATTGACTCTGTCTTGGAAGCCTGGAAGTCCCTGAGCAAGGAAGAGAAGACTGCCGCCGGAATTCTCGGCGCGGTCGACACCGCCGCGAAGGGCATCGCCCTGTGGGATCTCGCCCGTACCGATGCGGAGCGTCTGCGCGGCCCGAAGTGGTTCTGGACCACTTTCATCGGTGTGGCCAACACGATCGGCTGGGCGAGCTACTTCACCGTGGGCAAGAAGCGCGACGGCAAGAAGAACTAGTCAGGTCCTGCCCCGCGCCGCGCTAATTGCGGAACCCGTGCACCGGCGCGGGAATGAACCCGCCGCGCTCGATGAATGGCGCGTTGGACACTTCGCTAACCGGAATGACCGGGGCGTATCCGAGAAGACCACCGAAGTTCACCTCATCGCCGGGCTTTGTGCCCGGCACAGGAATGAGGCGGGCGGCGGTGGTCTTATGGTTCATCACACCGATAGCGGCTTCGTCGGCGATCATGCCCGCGATGGACGCAGCAGAGGTGTCGCCGGGGATGGCGATCATGTCGAAGCCCACGGAGCAGATCGATGTCATCGCTTCGAGCTTGTCCAGTGAAATGGCACCGGAACGGACCGCATCGATCATGCCCTGGTCTTCGGAGACGGGGATGAAAGAACCGGAGAGACCGCCGACGCGGGAGCAGGCCATCATGCCGCCTTTCTTGACGGCGTCGTTAAGCAATGCGAGCGCGGCTGTCGTGCCGTGCGTGCCCACTTGGTTGAGGCCCATGTGCTCGAGGATGTGGGCGACGGAATCGCCGACCTCCGCGGTGGGGGCGAGGGAGAGATCCACAATGCCGAAGGGCACGCCGAGCCGTTCCGCAGCGAGGTTGCCGACGAGCTGACCGGCGCGGGTGATCTTGAACGCGGCCTTCTTGATTTCTTCGGCGACCTCGTTGAGGCTCTTCCCGGCAAGGGGCGTGATGGCGCGGTCCACCACGCCAGGGCCCGAGACGCCAACGGACACGACGGCGTCCGGTTCCTCGATACCGTGGAATGCGCCCGCCATGAACGGGTTGTCGCCGACGGCGTTGGCGAAGACAACGAGCTTGGCGCATGCGATGGAGGAGTCGTCGGCTGTGCGGGCAGCGGCATCCTTGATCACTTCGCCCATAGTCTTCACGGCATCCATATTGATGCCTGCGCGCGACGATGCGACGTTGACGGAACCGCAGACGAAGCTGGTCTCAGACAATGCCTCGGGGATGGACCGGATGAGGCGCGAATCGGCCTCGGTCGCGCCCTTTTCCACGAGGGCGGAGTAGCCGCCGATGAAGTTCACACCCAGCTCGGTCGCCGCGCGGTCGAGGGCGCGGGCGATGTCGGCGGGGTTGCCGTCCACACCCGCTGCGACGAGCGCAATGGGGGAGACGGACACGCGCTTATTCACGATCGGGATGCCGAGTTCGCGCTCAATGCCCTCGCAGACTTCGACGAGACGGGCGGCGCGGGCGGTGACACGGTCGTAGACGGTCTCCGCAGTCGCTTCCATCGTGGCGCGCGTGCACCCGATGAGCGAGATGCCCATGGTGACGGTGCGGATGTCGAGGCGGTAGTCCTCGATCATCGAGATGACGTCGACGATGCTGGCTGCCTTGAAGTTGAGCTCGTTGGCCACCGGCTACACCTCGTTCATGGCGGTGAACAGGGCTTCCGACTGGACGCGGATGTCCACACCCAGCCCCTTGCCGAGTTCAATCATGTCGTCCTGCATACCGGCGAGGTCGAAGCCCTCGGAGGGGAGTTCTGCGCGGAGGACCATGGTGAAGAAGTCGTCCATGATCGTCTGGGAGACATCGACGATGTTGAGACCGTGGTCGGCGACCGCCTTGGACACGCCGGCGATGATGCCGACACGGTCGGGTCCCGTGGTGGTGATGATCGCGTACATGGTACCTATCCTACGGCCCAGACACGCCGCGCCAGACATGACTAGCGTGGGGAGCATGGCTACTAAGGAAAATCTGGAAAATCTGCAAAAAACGTCCAAGTTCGTCCTCGTCCTCGGGGCGGGCGGCAACGTTTCCAAGCACACGGTGCCGCTGCTCATCGAGTCGGGGCACAAGGTCGCGGCGCTCGTGCGCAATCCGGACCACGCGCAGCCGCTTATCGACGCCGGAGCAACCCCGATCATCCAGGACCTCACCACCCTCGATGAGGAGGGCTGGGCCCGCCTGATCACTCCGTTCGATGCGGTGGTGTGGTCCGCTGGCGCAGGAGGCGGCAGCGCAGAGCGCACCTACGCGGTGGACCGCGATGCGGCGCTGAAAGCGGTCGACGCACTAGAGGAACTGGGGGAGTTCGCCCCGCACTTCGTCATGGTGTCTTATGCGGGTGCGTCGGAGGCCACGGCAGAGGACGACGGGGGATCGTGGTACGCGTACGTGGAGGCGAAGAAGGACGTCGATAAGCGTCTTCTGGCCTCGGAACTGCCGTACACGATTCTGGGGCCGACGCGTCTGACCGATGAGCCGTCGAGGGGCCTGCACGTGCTGACGGAGCTGCGCAACGCGGAGTCGACGACATCGCGCGAGCTTGTCGCCCAAGTGATTGTCGAAGCTGTCGACCGGGGCGGGCTCGAGCCGAACCCCTTCGAATTCGAGGACGGCGACACCCCAGCGTCCGAGATCTAGGACCTAGTTCACGCCGCAGTACGCCACGAAGCGCCGCATCAGCTCGTGCGCGTACTCGGTGTCCACGCCGGGCAGTGAGGCGACAATGGTGTCGTACTCAGCGGCGGGGAAATAGCCGTAGTCGTAGAAGAAATCCATCCGGGCCTTCATGGCCGCATGGTCCATTTCGGCGTGGAATTGCGTGGCCCAGACGTGGTCGCGGTAACGGACAATCTGCACCGGACAGGTCGGGCCGGCGGCGAGAAGTTCCAGGGCCGCCGGATGGGGCTCGGCGTTTTCAGTGTGCCCGGTCAGTGCCGTGAATTCCTCCGGCAATCCGGCCACGATCGGGTCGTTCTCGGCGGCGGGGAGCAGCTCCACAGCTGTCGGACCTGCGGCCTCCGGGTGGGTGTGCGCCACAGTTCCGCCGGTGTGGTGGGTCAGCCAACTCAATCCGAAACAGACGAAGAAGACAGGCAGCGGGCCTTCGGCGACTTCGCTGAGGATCGCGTCCACGTGGCGCTGCCAGGGGGACCACTCGGCGTTGGTGATGTTGAGGGAGCTGCCGCCGACGATGATCCCGGAAAAACCGTCGAGGCTGCCTAGGGGGGTGTGCTCGTCGGGAATCATTAGGCGCTCGACCTGTTCGGGAGAAAGTCCGGTGGCGTTCAGGACGTCGTTGTA encodes:
- a CDS encoding SDR family oxidoreductase, giving the protein MATKENLENLQKTSKFVLVLGAGGNVSKHTVPLLIESGHKVAALVRNPDHAQPLIDAGATPIIQDLTTLDEEGWARLITPFDAVVWSAGAGGGSAERTYAVDRDAALKAVDALEELGEFAPHFVMVSYAGASEATAEDDGGSWYAYVEAKKDVDKRLLASELPYTILGPTRLTDEPSRGLHVLTELRNAESTTSRELVAQVIVEAVDRGGLEPNPFEFEDGDTPASEI
- a CDS encoding PFL family protein, with translation MIEDYRLDIRTVTMGISLIGCTRATMEATAETVYDRVTARAARLVEVCEGIERELGIPIVNKRVSVSPIALVAAGVDGNPADIARALDRAATELGVNFIGGYSALVEKGATEADSRLIRSIPEALSETSFVCGSVNVASSRAGINMDAVKTMGEVIKDAAARTADDSSIACAKLVVFANAVGDNPFMAGAFHGIEEPDAVVSVGVSGPGVVDRAITPLAGKSLNEVAEEIKKAAFKITRAGQLVGNLAAERLGVPFGIVDLSLAPTAEVGDSVAHILEHMGLNQVGTHGTTAALALLNDAVKKGGMMACSRVGGLSGSFIPVSEDQGMIDAVRSGAISLDKLEAMTSICSVGFDMIAIPGDTSAASIAGMIADEAAIGVMNHKTTAARLIPVPGTKPGDEVNFGGLLGYAPVIPVSEVSNAPFIERGGFIPAPVHGFRN
- a CDS encoding glutamine amidotransferase, whose translation is MSRLLFLSLRDGAIGPDVSKAEYNDVLNATGLSPEQVERLMIPDEHTPLGSLDGFSGIIVGGSSLNITNAEWSPWQRHVDAILSEVAEGPLPVFFVCFGLSWLTHHTGGTVAHTHPEAAGPTAVELLPAAENDPIVAGLPEEFTALTGHTENAEPHPAALELLAAGPTCPVQIVRYRDHVWATQFHAEMDHAAMKARMDFFYDYGYFPAAEYDTIVASLPGVDTEYAHELMRRFVAYCGVN
- a CDS encoding ACT domain-containing protein, with the protein product MYAIITTTGPDRVGIIAGVSKAVADHGLNIVDVSQTIMDDFFTMVLRAELPSEGFDLAGMQDDMIELGKGLGVDIRVQSEALFTAMNEV